The Comamonas sp. GB3 AK4-5 genome includes a region encoding these proteins:
- a CDS encoding ThiF family adenylyltransferase: MNDDQLLRYSRHILLDEIGIEGQQRILDAHVLILGAGGLGCPAALFLAASGVGQITLLDHDQVDMSNLQRQIGHSTARVGMYKVDSLTTALLALNPEVQVHGLVQRADTALLDQEIPRATVVLDCSDNYHTRHAVNAACIRHGIPLVAAAVIRLDGQISVFDPRQEDTPCYACIFPPEAEFEEVQCSTMGVLAPLVGVMGSMQAAEALKLIVGIGEPLTGQLLMLDGRSMQWSRMRTHRNADCTVCSKNQ, encoded by the coding sequence ATGAATGACGATCAACTTCTGCGCTACTCCCGCCATATCCTGCTCGACGAAATCGGCATCGAAGGCCAGCAGCGCATACTGGACGCCCATGTGCTGATCCTGGGCGCCGGAGGGCTGGGCTGCCCGGCGGCATTGTTCCTGGCGGCTTCCGGTGTCGGGCAGATCACCCTGCTTGACCACGACCAGGTGGACATGAGCAATCTTCAGCGCCAGATTGGCCACAGCACTGCCCGCGTCGGCATGTACAAGGTCGACTCGCTGACCACGGCGCTGCTGGCACTGAACCCCGAGGTGCAAGTGCATGGTCTGGTGCAGCGCGCAGATACCGCGCTGCTGGACCAGGAAATCCCCCGCGCCACCGTGGTGCTGGATTGCAGCGACAACTACCACACCCGCCATGCCGTGAATGCGGCCTGCATACGCCACGGCATCCCCCTGGTGGCCGCTGCCGTGATTCGCCTGGATGGGCAGATCAGCGTGTTCGATCCGCGCCAGGAAGACACGCCCTGCTATGCCTGCATCTTCCCGCCTGAAGCGGAGTTTGAAGAGGTGCAATGCTCCACCATGGGCGTGCTGGCACCCCTGGTGGGCGTGATGGGCAGCATGCAGGCCGCCGAGGCCCTGAAGCTGATCGTGGGGATTGGAGAGCCTTTGACAGGCCAGTTGCTGATGCTCGACGGCCGCAGCATGCAATGGAGCCGCATGCGCACGCACCGCAACGCAGATTGCACGGTATGCAGCAAAAACCAGTAG
- a CDS encoding M16 family metallopeptidase — translation MKRTLTLLGLVASTALAQAGSAAGAPVLAASPSLSSSLAEWAMAAPGAASSVRQYQLANGMQLIVQPDKRAPTAVNMVWVRVGSMDEVDGTSGIAHVVEHMMFKGSAKVAPGDFSRKVAALGGRENAFTNRDYTGYYQQIPANKLREVMALEADRFASNQWPDAEFTKEIEVVKEERRMRTEDNPRSMLMEQLMATVFQASPYHRPVVGWMDDLHAMTADDVRQFQKAWYQPANAVIVIAGDVDPEQVKVWAEESYGQIPARAVPVRKPRPEPAQIGVRRIEVKQPAEQAFVAMAYRVPAFQNLAQPGEQDRDALALTVLSAVLDGYDGARLERALVQGKGRVADGAGSSASVFGRGPALFMLSGVPAKGHTAAEVEKALRGQIQRIAKEGVQASELERVKTQWMASNVYERDSVFSQAQTLGSYWIMGMPVDAEDQVLRQLMAVTAEQVQSVARRYFGDDQLTVGVLVPQPLAGKKPRPASAAAAGGDLH, via the coding sequence ATGAAACGTACCCTTACCCTCCTAGGACTTGTGGCAAGCACCGCACTGGCGCAGGCTGGCTCTGCTGCCGGAGCCCCGGTTTTGGCCGCCTCGCCATCGCTGTCTTCCTCGCTGGCCGAATGGGCCATGGCCGCGCCGGGCGCCGCCTCCAGCGTGCGCCAATACCAGCTGGCCAATGGCATGCAGCTCATCGTCCAGCCCGACAAGCGCGCCCCCACGGCCGTGAACATGGTCTGGGTGCGGGTGGGCTCCATGGACGAGGTGGATGGCACCTCCGGCATCGCCCACGTGGTGGAGCACATGATGTTCAAGGGCTCGGCCAAGGTGGCGCCAGGCGATTTCTCGCGCAAGGTGGCGGCACTGGGCGGGCGTGAAAACGCCTTCACCAACCGCGACTACACCGGCTACTACCAGCAGATTCCCGCCAACAAGCTGCGCGAGGTGATGGCGCTGGAGGCCGACCGCTTTGCCAGCAACCAGTGGCCGGACGCCGAGTTCACCAAGGAAATCGAGGTGGTCAAGGAAGAGCGCCGCATGCGCACCGAGGACAATCCGCGCTCCATGCTGATGGAGCAGCTGATGGCCACGGTGTTCCAGGCCTCGCCCTACCACCGCCCCGTGGTGGGCTGGATGGATGATTTGCACGCCATGACGGCCGACGATGTGCGCCAGTTCCAGAAGGCCTGGTACCAACCAGCGAATGCCGTGATCGTGATTGCCGGTGATGTGGACCCCGAGCAGGTCAAGGTCTGGGCGGAAGAAAGCTACGGCCAGATTCCCGCCCGCGCCGTGCCTGTGCGCAAGCCGCGCCCCGAGCCGGCCCAGATCGGCGTGCGCCGCATCGAGGTCAAGCAGCCGGCCGAGCAGGCTTTTGTGGCCATGGCCTACCGCGTGCCCGCTTTTCAAAACCTGGCCCAGCCCGGCGAGCAGGACCGCGACGCGCTGGCGCTGACCGTGCTGTCCGCCGTGCTGGATGGCTATGACGGCGCTCGCCTGGAGCGCGCCCTGGTGCAGGGCAAGGGCCGCGTGGCCGATGGGGCCGGCAGCTCGGCCTCGGTGTTTGGCCGTGGCCCGGCGCTGTTCATGCTCAGCGGTGTGCCGGCCAAGGGCCACACCGCGGCCGAGGTGGAGAAAGCCTTGCGCGGCCAGATCCAGCGCATTGCCAAGGAGGGCGTGCAGGCCTCCGAGCTGGAGCGGGTGAAGACGCAGTGGATGGCCTCCAACGTCTACGAGCGCGATTCCGTGTTTTCGCAGGCGCAAACCCTGGGCAGCTACTGGATCATGGGCATGCCCGTGGATGCCGAAGACCAGGTGCTGCGCCAACTGATGGCCGTGACGGCCGAGCAGGTGCAGTCCGTGGCCCGGCGCTACTTCGGTGACGACCAGCTCACCGTGGGCGTGCTGGTGCCCCAGCCGCTGGCGGGCAAAAAGCCCAGACCCGCTTCTGCTGCCGCCGCAGGCGGTGATCTGCATTGA
- the coaD gene encoding pantetheine-phosphate adenylyltransferase: MSHPPVIAVYPGTFDPITLGHEDVVRRACQLFDHVIVAVAAGHHKKTLFTLEERLEMVRESVAPYPNASVESFTGLVRDFVVAKGGKAMVRGLRAVTDFDYEFQLAGMNRHLMPDVETVFLTPGDKYQFISSTFVREIASLGGEVDKFVSPAVQARLMERVGRA, from the coding sequence ATGTCGCATCCCCCGGTGATCGCTGTCTACCCCGGCACCTTCGACCCCATCACCCTGGGTCACGAAGACGTGGTGCGCCGCGCCTGCCAGTTGTTCGACCATGTGATCGTGGCCGTGGCTGCGGGCCACCACAAGAAGACCTTGTTCACGCTGGAGGAGCGCCTGGAGATGGTGCGCGAATCCGTGGCGCCTTACCCCAATGCCTCGGTGGAGAGCTTTACCGGTCTGGTGCGTGACTTTGTCGTGGCCAAGGGCGGCAAGGCCATGGTGCGTGGCCTGCGCGCGGTGACCGACTTTGACTATGAGTTCCAGCTGGCGGGCATGAACCGCCATCTGATGCCCGATGTGGAAACCGTGTTTCTGACGCCGGGCGACAAATACCAGTTCATCAGCAGCACCTTTGTGCGCGAGATCGCCTCGCTGGGGGGCGAGGTGGACAAGTTTGTTTCCCCTGCCGTGCAGGCCAGACTGATGGAGCGCGTGGGACGCGCTTAA
- the rsmD gene encoding 16S rRNA (guanine(966)-N(2))-methyltransferase RsmD: MAVEAKLRRRQEKAQQEAEAAAGAVKGAARASAARAKQGGGNKAPRQGNVGNGEVRIIGGQWRRRRLPVATRPGLRPTPDRVRETLFNWLGQDLGGWRCIDAFAGTGALGLEAASRGAAEVWMVEQDAALTGQIQQLQQQLGANAVRVQRGDALAALKQAAPGHWHIVFLDPPFEAEQLFTPALQAAAQAVAADGFVYLEAPVAWEGEALAALGLQAHRYLKAGNVHAHLLRRLPKAEPAV; encoded by the coding sequence ATGGCCGTGGAGGCCAAACTGCGCCGCCGCCAGGAAAAAGCCCAGCAGGAGGCCGAAGCCGCAGCCGGCGCCGTCAAGGGCGCGGCCAGGGCATCGGCCGCCCGGGCCAAGCAAGGCGGGGGCAACAAGGCGCCGCGCCAGGGCAATGTGGGCAATGGCGAGGTGCGCATCATCGGTGGCCAATGGCGCCGCCGTCGCCTGCCCGTGGCCACCAGGCCCGGGCTGCGCCCCACGCCCGACCGCGTGCGCGAGACCCTGTTCAACTGGCTGGGCCAGGACCTGGGCGGCTGGCGCTGCATAGACGCTTTTGCCGGCACCGGCGCCCTGGGGCTGGAAGCCGCCTCACGTGGCGCGGCCGAGGTGTGGATGGTGGAGCAGGACGCGGCGCTGACCGGTCAGATCCAGCAGCTGCAGCAGCAACTCGGTGCCAACGCCGTGCGTGTGCAGCGCGGCGATGCGCTGGCCGCGCTCAAGCAGGCCGCACCTGGCCACTGGCATATTGTGTTTCTGGACCCGCCTTTCGAGGCGGAGCAGCTGTTTACGCCCGCGTTGCAGGCGGCGGCACAGGCCGTGGCTGCCGATGGCTTTGTCTACCTGGAAGCACCCGTGGCCTGGGAGGGCGAGGCCCTGGCGGCCCTGGGCCTGCAGGCCCATCGCTATCTGAAGGCCGGCAATGTGCATGCGCATTTGCTGCGCCGCCTGCCGAAGGCCGAGCCTGCGGTTTAG
- a CDS encoding response regulator, with translation MIKVGIVDDHAIVRQGLRQFLSEHVDLRVVGEAANGREAIDLVREQEIDVLVMDLSMPGQSGLDALGMLRAKVPDMGILILSGYPEEHYAINMIRQGASGYLNKECDPPEIAEAIRTIALGRRYLTPTVADLLAQQLNRKDDAPPHEQLSEREFQVFLKLAKGETAGDIAKSLSLSVKTVSTYRTRLMEKMALSSNSDLTYYALKNRLID, from the coding sequence ATGATCAAAGTAGGCATAGTTGACGACCATGCCATCGTGCGCCAAGGACTGCGTCAGTTCCTGTCGGAGCATGTGGATTTGCGGGTGGTCGGAGAGGCTGCCAATGGCAGGGAGGCCATCGATCTGGTGCGGGAGCAGGAAATTGATGTGCTGGTGATGGACCTCTCTATGCCGGGGCAAAGTGGTCTGGATGCTCTGGGCATGCTGCGCGCCAAGGTGCCCGATATGGGTATTTTGATTTTGAGCGGTTATCCGGAAGAGCATTACGCCATCAATATGATTCGCCAGGGAGCGAGCGGTTACTTGAACAAGGAGTGCGACCCTCCAGAAATTGCGGAAGCCATTCGCACCATTGCCTTGGGACGTCGCTATCTGACGCCTACGGTGGCAGATTTACTAGCCCAGCAACTCAATCGAAAAGACGATGCACCGCCGCATGAGCAATTGTCCGAACGTGAATTTCAGGTCTTTCTGAAATTGGCCAAGGGTGAAACAGCCGGTGATATTGCAAAATCTTTGTCTCTAAGTGTAAAGACTGTGAGCACTTACAGAACGCGCCTGATGGAGAAAATGGCACTTTCGTCAAATAGCGATCTGACCTACTACGCATTGAAAAACAGGCTGATTGATTGA
- a CDS encoding M16 family metallopeptidase, which translates to MKNMKTIAACAYVACTFAGFGMNNAWALLPIEHWTQASGAQVWLVESPGIPMVDVQVSFDAGGRRDPVAQSGLASAVALMASKGVKADGKQPALDENALGEAWADLGASFGAGAGRDSFSYSLRSLTVPDLLNRSVQLASRQMAQPSWPQEVWLRERARWSAGIQESNTRPGVVAGRSFGERVYSGHPYGMRTTEQTLAQIQLPAMQALHARSFQACRAKVSVVGAVNRQQADTLVQQLLSRLPANDGKGCQSLPAVAEVPALQKAVEEKIPFQSAQAQVLIGQPGIQRKDPDFMALLVGNHILGGGGFVSRLMEEVREKRGLTYGVSSDFSPGLHAGAFVISLQTRPDQAEEALKVTREVLEKFVAEGPTEAELQAAKDNLIGGFALRVDSNAKLLGNVANIAWNGLPLDYLDHWTDRVQALTVNDIRAAVQRVLHPDRMVTVVLGEKSK; encoded by the coding sequence ATGAAGAATATGAAAACCATAGCTGCCTGTGCTTATGTGGCTTGCACATTCGCCGGTTTTGGCATGAATAACGCCTGGGCGCTGCTGCCCATCGAGCATTGGACCCAGGCCAGCGGCGCCCAGGTCTGGTTGGTGGAAAGCCCCGGCATTCCCATGGTGGATGTGCAGGTCTCCTTCGATGCCGGTGGCCGCCGCGATCCGGTGGCGCAGTCCGGCCTGGCCAGCGCCGTGGCGCTGATGGCGTCCAAGGGCGTCAAGGCCGACGGCAAGCAGCCCGCGCTGGACGAAAACGCCCTGGGCGAGGCCTGGGCCGATCTGGGTGCCTCCTTTGGTGCGGGCGCCGGCCGGGACAGCTTTAGCTACTCGCTGCGCTCGCTGACCGTACCCGATCTGCTGAACCGCTCGGTGCAGCTGGCCTCGCGCCAGATGGCCCAGCCCAGCTGGCCGCAGGAGGTGTGGCTGCGCGAGCGTGCCCGCTGGAGTGCAGGCATCCAGGAAAGCAACACCCGCCCCGGCGTGGTGGCAGGCCGCAGCTTTGGCGAGAGGGTGTACAGCGGCCATCCCTATGGCATGCGCACCACGGAGCAGACCCTGGCCCAGATCCAGCTGCCCGCCATGCAGGCCTTGCATGCCCGCTCCTTCCAGGCCTGCCGCGCCAAGGTCAGCGTGGTGGGAGCCGTCAACCGCCAGCAGGCCGACACCCTGGTGCAGCAGCTGCTCTCGCGCCTGCCGGCCAATGATGGCAAGGGCTGCCAGAGCCTGCCGGCCGTGGCCGAGGTGCCAGCGCTGCAGAAGGCTGTCGAGGAAAAAATCCCCTTCCAGTCGGCCCAGGCCCAGGTGTTGATAGGCCAGCCCGGCATACAGCGCAAGGACCCGGACTTCATGGCCCTGCTGGTGGGCAACCATATTCTGGGCGGTGGCGGTTTTGTCTCGCGCCTGATGGAAGAGGTGCGTGAAAAGCGCGGCCTGACCTATGGCGTCTCCAGCGACTTCTCGCCCGGCCTGCATGCCGGCGCCTTTGTCATCAGCCTGCAAACCCGTCCGGACCAGGCCGAAGAGGCGCTGAAGGTCACGCGTGAGGTATTGGAGAAATTTGTGGCGGAAGGCCCTACGGAAGCCGAGCTGCAGGCCGCCAAGGACAATCTGATTGGTGGCTTTGCCCTGCGCGTGGACAGCAATGCCAAGCTGCTGGGCAATGTGGCCAATATTGCCTGGAATGGGCTGCCACTGGATTATCTGGACCATTGGACGGACCGCGTCCAGGCCCTGACCGTGAATGACATCCGCGCTGCCGTGCAGCGTGTGCTGCACCCGGACCGCATGGTGACCGTGGTGCTGGGAGAAAAGAGCAAGTGA
- a CDS encoding response regulator, whose translation MKLRAYIVEDNATIRENLIDALAELADVETVGIAETESEGTSWLSANAAHWDIAIVDLFLRQGSGLGVLTACQQRAPQQRMVVLSNYATADVRARCTQLGVDAVFDKSNEIDALVDYCMQQSNAAA comes from the coding sequence GTGAAACTGCGCGCCTACATCGTTGAAGACAACGCCACGATCCGTGAAAACCTGATCGACGCTCTGGCTGAGCTGGCCGATGTCGAGACCGTGGGCATTGCCGAGACCGAGAGCGAAGGTACGAGCTGGCTTTCCGCCAACGCGGCACACTGGGACATCGCCATCGTCGACCTCTTTCTGCGCCAAGGCAGTGGCCTGGGCGTGCTGACGGCCTGCCAGCAACGCGCGCCCCAGCAGCGCATGGTGGTACTCAGCAATTACGCCACGGCCGATGTGCGTGCACGCTGCACGCAATTGGGCGTGGATGCCGTCTTCGATAAATCCAATGAAATTGATGCATTGGTGGATTACTGCATGCAACAAAGCAACGCTGCTGCCTGA
- a CDS encoding CHASE3 domain-containing protein — MKWTHIRRMAISLPLAMLAAIAMVAINEVGYQRSNQALDAMVHAQKNRNAINHMMQNMLDAETGLRGYLLTSDERYLEPYNKAIALINGDMDQLRELFITSPDDLSTFAPLSRQVSRKTAEMELSLRLFREGNEEAWRFVMFTDMGKQNMDAIRGYTQQLIARSGARAEAKRIDVEKALWISRLGIATVTAIGLLAFYMYLRQSHTLEAVHKREQKIQSEERSRLEDLVRERTATLTELANHLQQVREDERGHLARELHDELGSLLTAAKLDVARLKSRIDMTVPEVADRIMHLTETLNCGIALKRRIIEDLRPSSLSNLGLTTSLEILTREFAQRSNIEVESSLEQVELPDATQLTVYRIIQESLTNIGKYANATRTVVSVHNYPTYVAVQIQDNGNGFDLRSIRPKSHGLAGMRHRVEAAGGRLTITSSLGEGTTISAVIPSAQSSLAA, encoded by the coding sequence ATGAAGTGGACCCACATACGCCGCATGGCCATCAGCTTGCCGCTGGCCATGCTGGCAGCAATTGCCATGGTGGCAATTAACGAGGTTGGGTACCAGCGCTCCAACCAGGCACTCGACGCAATGGTGCATGCGCAAAAAAATCGCAATGCCATCAACCACATGATGCAAAACATGTTGGATGCCGAAACCGGCTTGCGCGGCTATTTGCTGACCAGCGATGAACGCTATCTGGAGCCCTATAACAAGGCCATTGCATTAATCAACGGCGATATGGATCAGCTGCGCGAGCTGTTCATCACCAGCCCCGATGACCTCAGCACCTTTGCCCCGCTGTCCCGACAGGTATCGCGCAAAACCGCCGAAATGGAACTCAGCCTGCGGCTTTTTCGCGAAGGCAATGAAGAGGCCTGGCGTTTTGTGATGTTCACCGATATGGGCAAGCAAAACATGGATGCCATACGTGGCTACACCCAGCAGCTGATCGCACGCAGTGGTGCCCGCGCAGAAGCCAAGCGCATCGATGTGGAAAAAGCCTTGTGGATTTCGCGCCTGGGCATTGCCACCGTGACCGCCATCGGCCTGCTGGCTTTCTATATGTACCTGCGCCAATCTCACACCCTGGAAGCCGTGCACAAGCGGGAGCAGAAAATCCAGAGCGAAGAGCGCAGCCGGCTGGAAGACCTGGTGCGCGAACGCACGGCCACCCTGACGGAGCTGGCCAACCACTTGCAGCAGGTGCGTGAGGACGAGCGCGGCCATCTGGCCCGCGAGCTGCACGACGAGCTGGGCTCCCTGCTCACCGCCGCCAAGCTGGATGTGGCCCGCCTCAAGTCGCGCATCGACATGACCGTGCCCGAGGTGGCGGACCGCATCATGCACCTCACCGAGACGCTCAACTGCGGGATTGCCTTGAAGCGCCGCATCATCGAAGACCTGCGCCCCTCTTCGCTGTCCAACCTGGGGCTGACCACCTCTTTGGAAATCCTGACGCGCGAGTTTGCACAGCGCTCCAACATTGAAGTGGAGAGCAGCCTGGAGCAGGTGGAGCTGCCTGACGCCACCCAGCTGACGGTCTACCGCATCATCCAGGAGTCCTTGACCAACATCGGCAAATACGCCAACGCCACACGGACCGTGGTCAGCGTGCACAACTACCCCACCTATGTCGCGGTCCAGATCCAGGACAACGGCAACGGCTTCGACTTGCGCAGCATACGCCCCAAATCCCACGGGCTGGCGGGCATGCGCCACCGCGTGGAAGCCGCAGGAGGTCGCCTGACCATCACCTCCTCCCTCGGCGAGGGCACCACCATCTCCGCCGTGATCCCCTCGGCCCAGTCGTCCCTGGCGGCCTAA
- the ftsY gene encoding signal recognition particle-docking protein FtsY yields MFSFFKKKPPHTEPVAPETEGLRSDAQAPVSHAPAPVVPQPAPEEPAKSGAMGWLRTTFGGTKGDATPAQPAGDAPPPDFAMPTVAEPQAKPEAADARQGWMDRLKAGLRKTGSSITTVFTGTRIDDALYEELEDALLMADTGVKATQHLLEDLKRRVKDTKTTEPAAVKGLLAQALTDLLAPLQKPLVIGEHQPTVIMVAGVNGAGKTTSIGKLTKHLADNGQTVLLAAADTFRAAAREQLGVWATRNTVEIVSQEGGDPAAVSFDAVSAGKARKKDVVLVDTAGRLPTQLHLMEELKKIKRVVSKADGTAPHEVLLVIDGNTGQNALNQVKAFDEALGLTGLIVTKLDGTAKGGVLAAIAQERPIPVYFIGVGEKVEDLETFNAAEFAQALLA; encoded by the coding sequence ATGTTCAGTTTTTTCAAGAAAAAGCCCCCACACACCGAGCCCGTCGCCCCCGAAACGGAAGGCCTTCGGTCCGATGCACAGGCGCCCGTGTCCCATGCGCCCGCCCCTGTCGTGCCCCAGCCAGCTCCCGAGGAACCCGCCAAAAGCGGGGCCATGGGCTGGCTGCGCACCACCTTTGGCGGCACCAAGGGTGATGCTACTCCGGCCCAGCCCGCTGGCGACGCGCCGCCCCCAGATTTCGCCATGCCCACCGTGGCCGAGCCCCAGGCCAAGCCCGAAGCGGCCGACGCCCGCCAGGGCTGGATGGACCGGCTCAAGGCCGGTCTGCGCAAAACCGGCAGCAGCATCACCACCGTCTTCACCGGCACACGCATTGACGATGCGCTGTATGAAGAGCTGGAAGACGCGCTGTTGATGGCCGACACCGGCGTCAAGGCCACCCAGCATCTGCTGGAAGACCTCAAGCGCCGCGTCAAGGACACCAAGACCACCGAACCCGCCGCCGTCAAAGGCCTGCTGGCCCAGGCCCTGACCGATTTGCTGGCGCCCCTGCAAAAGCCGCTGGTGATTGGCGAGCACCAGCCCACCGTCATCATGGTGGCCGGCGTCAACGGCGCGGGCAAGACCACCTCCATTGGCAAGCTGACCAAGCACCTGGCTGACAACGGCCAGACCGTGCTGCTGGCGGCGGCCGACACCTTCCGCGCCGCCGCGCGCGAGCAGTTGGGTGTCTGGGCCACGCGCAACACCGTGGAAATCGTCAGCCAGGAAGGGGGCGACCCCGCCGCCGTCAGCTTTGACGCAGTGTCTGCCGGCAAGGCACGCAAGAAGGACGTGGTGCTGGTCGACACGGCCGGACGCCTGCCCACCCAGCTGCACCTGATGGAAGAGCTGAAGAAGATCAAGCGCGTGGTGAGCAAGGCCGATGGCACGGCCCCGCACGAGGTACTGCTGGTGATTGATGGCAACACCGGCCAGAACGCCCTCAACCAGGTCAAGGCCTTTGACGAGGCCCTGGGCCTGACCGGGCTGATCGTCACCAAGCTGGACGGCACGGCCAAGGGCGGCGTGCTGGCCGCCATCGCCCAGGAAAGGCCGATTCCGGTCTACTTCATCGGCGTGGGCGAAAAGGTGGAAGATCTGGAAACCTTTAACGCCGCCGAGTTTGCCCAGGCCTTGCTGGCCTGA
- a CDS encoding BON domain-containing protein — protein MQATTRAIAFSLLVGSAVLGATGCAVVRDQQSVGSYIDDSAITTAVKAKMAEDKTVSATAISVETLKGTVQLSGFATTQAEKDRAESIARNTKDVKAVRNSILVRP, from the coding sequence ATGCAAGCCACCACCCGTGCCATTGCCTTTTCCCTGCTTGTGGGCAGCGCTGTTCTGGGTGCCACCGGCTGCGCGGTCGTGCGCGACCAGCAAAGCGTTGGCTCCTACATCGATGACTCGGCCATCACCACCGCCGTCAAAGCCAAGATGGCGGAAGACAAAACCGTCTCGGCCACGGCCATCAGTGTGGAGACCCTCAAGGGCACCGTGCAGCTATCGGGCTTTGCCACCACCCAGGCAGAGAAAGACCGCGCCGAGTCCATTGCTCGCAACACCAAGGACGTGAAGGCCGTGCGCAACAGCATCCTCGTGCGCCCCTGA
- a CDS encoding putative zinc-binding metallopeptidase, with product MRAFNCDHCGHLVFFDSVHCVHCGSKLAFVPELLRMVALRPARPMDAAAPALQHWQALAPTADMAAPARCWRMCANQALHQACNFSVHEDDPQALCLACRQTRWLPDLQDSAHLRRWRLMEDAKRQLFYTLARLRLTVLDGVPSPAYEFLADQPGQPPVITGHSHGTIVLNVAEADEDERTRRRLALHEPYRTLEGHLRHESGHFFWELLVRANAQVLERFRQLFGDERQDYAQALERHYVQGPAGPADWHSQHVSAYASAHPWEDWAETWAHYLHLVDLLETAASFGTSVTIPGQAQPQAVHDPFTPPWDQFDAMLQAWVPLTLLLNSLNRSLGQQDAYPFALSSGAMTKLRFVHELLAAHRRALPAQPVDVSA from the coding sequence ATGCGAGCGTTCAACTGCGATCACTGCGGCCACCTGGTCTTTTTCGACAGCGTGCACTGCGTACATTGCGGCAGCAAACTGGCCTTTGTGCCCGAGCTGCTGCGCATGGTGGCGCTGCGCCCTGCCCGGCCCATGGACGCGGCAGCTCCCGCGCTGCAGCACTGGCAAGCCCTGGCACCCACGGCCGACATGGCAGCCCCGGCCCGCTGCTGGCGCATGTGCGCCAACCAGGCCCTGCACCAGGCCTGCAATTTTTCGGTGCACGAGGATGACCCCCAGGCGCTGTGCCTGGCCTGCCGCCAGACCCGCTGGCTGCCCGATCTGCAAGACAGCGCCCATCTGCGCCGCTGGCGGCTGATGGAAGACGCCAAGCGCCAGCTGTTCTACACCCTGGCCCGGCTGCGCCTGACTGTGCTGGACGGCGTTCCCTCTCCGGCCTACGAATTTCTGGCGGACCAGCCCGGCCAGCCGCCCGTGATCACAGGCCACAGCCACGGCACCATTGTGCTGAACGTGGCCGAGGCTGATGAGGATGAACGCACCCGCCGCCGCCTAGCGCTGCACGAGCCCTACCGCACGCTGGAAGGCCATTTGCGCCATGAGTCCGGACATTTCTTCTGGGAGCTGCTGGTCCGTGCCAACGCCCAAGTGCTGGAGCGCTTTCGCCAGCTGTTCGGTGACGAGCGTCAGGACTATGCCCAGGCCCTGGAGCGCCACTATGTGCAGGGGCCGGCAGGCCCTGCCGACTGGCACAGCCAGCATGTCAGCGCCTATGCCAGCGCACACCCCTGGGAGGACTGGGCCGAAACCTGGGCCCATTATCTGCACCTGGTGGACCTGTTGGAGACCGCCGCCAGCTTTGGCACCTCGGTCACCATTCCGGGCCAAGCCCAGCCGCAGGCCGTGCACGACCCCTTCACACCGCCCTGGGACCAGTTCGACGCCATGCTGCAGGCCTGGGTGCCCTTGACCCTGCTGCTCAACAGCCTCAACCGCAGCCTGGGCCAGCAGGACGCCTACCCCTTTGCCCTGTCCAGCGGCGCCATGACCAAGCTGCGCTTTGTGCATGAGCTGCTGGCCGCCCACCGACGGGCCTTGCCAGCGCAGCCGGTTGATGTCTCCGCTTAA